The Candidatus Omnitrophota bacterium DNA segment CCCGCGGATATTCCTTGAGTAAGTGCAAGGATTTCATCTGGAGTAGCATAGGGAACAAGCAACTTCAATTCCTCAAACCATAAATATCGCGTTACCTCTGAACCGGGAAAATTCCTATAAGAGGAAGGAGAAAAAGTATGTTCTTCATCCTGTATAAGAGAAACATCTTGTAAGATATAATCATATAGTAGAGGAAACTGACATCCTTCAGAATGATTAATTGCCGTATTCAGCGATAAATCATCTGTTTCTTCTCTTGGAAGATACGAAAATGTTAAATTGGGAATAAAAAGAAATAACAAAATACACAGAAAAATAACTCTACCCATCGATACGATTCTTTCCATAAAATATAATTCTGTATTTGTAGATGATAAAAGTTTTTAAGACTTAACTCAATATATATAAAATAGGTAACTATAATTACATGTCATGGGACAAAACAAATCTAAAATAATTAGAGGTATGGTATAGCTATTTACTAATGCGAGGAAAGACTTTCCTTAACCAATGCACTTACTTTCTTGGAATCTGCTCTTACTCCTACTTCCGCCAAAACCTCTTTCATCACCTTACCCATATCTTTTAAAGAGGTCGCCTGGGTTTCTAAAATCTTTCTTTTTACAATCGCTGACAATTCCTCATCACTTAAAGGCAGGGGAAGGTATGTTTTAAGAATTACTAATTCTTCATCTACCTTATCAATAAGCTCTTGGCGCCCTGAGTTAGCGATGCTTTCTTTCGCCTCTTCTAATCTTTTTTTCTGCTTGCTAAGTACCGAAAGCGTTTCCTCATCACTAAGTTTATCTTTTCTTAATTGAATAGCAAAATTCTTAAGCTCTGAACGAACAAAGCTTAAAAATTCTATGTGGTGTTTATTTCTTTCTTTAAGTGCCAACAAATAATCTTTATAAATTTTTTCTTCTATCATAAAAACAAAAAATTACCCCTTCCTTAAAATTCAATAATAAGGCAACTAATATTACTCAAACTCTTTGACGGTTTCTGTTCTTCTTTTTTCGCCTAGCAAAAAATCTCTGGGCAAGACTAAGATCAATGGGTTTTCTACGAGTCACGGCGTAGGCAATTAAATCCGTAGAGGTTTCCTCTAAAACCCGCACATTAGAATCCACTTTCTCGGCAATAAAATTGATTACCTCCGAAGGCAATTCCAGTCCCGCAATCTCAGTCTTGAGTTTGAGCAATTCTGTACGCAGAGAAAAATCTAACTTTGCCCTGTCCCCACCTTGAGTATCAATAACCTTTAAAAGGTTATCTATTCTTGACTCAAGTGTGGTCCACATTATTCACCTCCTTCCCTTATTATATGTTTAAAACCAGCTTAATCTCTTATATATTATACATCTTTTATTTCTTCAAGTAAAAGAAGAAAATTATCTTTAGGCACACCGGAACCAAATATCCCGCTCCCTACATAAGCTATATCTACACCTGCAGATTTTACTATCCTAATATTATCAACCTTAATTCCGCCATCTAAACCGATATAATAACTTCTCTTTCTTGAATGAAGTAAGTAAGACTTTTTCAAAACTTCTGGGATGAATTTACTTCCGTAAAAACCAGGATTAACTGCCATGATAAGCAATATATCTATTTTATCCAAAAGATTTTCTATCTTTACTAAATCGGTTTCAGGATTAATTGCCAACCCTACTTCTATCTTCTCCTTCCGAATGCTTCTTATCACTTGTTGAGAATCGTCCTTTGCTTCGTAATGGAAGATAATCCTCTTTACACCTGCTTTTTTAAAAGGGATAATCTCTTTTAGGGGATAATCAACCATGAGATGGACTTCTAAAAAAAGTCCTGTCTTTATACTTGCTAAAGCGTCTGCAGTAACACTCCTTGAAGGCACAAATTTACCGTCCATTATATCAATCTGAGCAATATCACTAAACGATTCAGCTTGACGAATCTTTATCTCTAAATCTTTTGGGTCATCAGTCAGAATGGCAGGGACAACCTTCATATAAAAGTTTACAGTCTAATGTTTACAGTTAACAGTAAATTTAGCAATTTAAACTATTTTATTTTCTTAAACTCTTCAAGAGGCATAGAGAAAGAGTGTTCTTTTCCAGGGAAAATTCCTTTTTCTACTTCCTCTTTAAAATTTTTAACAGCATCTATAATTTTAGAACCAAGGTTGATATATTGTTTAGCAAACTTTGGCAAGAATCTCTCAAACAAACCAAGCATATCGTGAGTAACTAAAACCTGACCATCGCAATAAGAACCCGCTCCAATACCTATGGTAGGAATTTTTAGTTCCTCAGTAATAATTTTAGCAACGCTGTCAGGAATGCATTCCAAAACAATACTAAAACAGCCTGCTTTCTCAAAACTAATCGCAGTTTCCTTCAAGGCACGCGCTGTTTCTGCATCTTTTCCCTGAACTTTAAAACCTCCCAATTGCACAGCAGTTTGTGGAGTTAGTCCAATATGCCCCATAACCGGAATCCCTGCAGAAACAATTGCCTTAGTTATTTCAATCACCCCTGGATAATACTCTAATTTCACTGCATCACAACCTGCTTCCTTAATAAATCTTCCAGCATTGTAAATTGCTTCTTCCTTACTTTTATGAAAAGACATGTACGGCATATCTCCTACTAACAAAGCATATTTTACTGCCCTTCTTACTGCCTTTGCGTGATGAAGCATCTCTTCCATCGTCACGGGAATAGTACTTTCGTAGCCCAAAACAACCATCCCTAAAGAATCGCCTACCAAGATTATGTCTATTCCTGCTCTGTCAATAAAAGAAGCCAAGGGAAAATCATAGGCAGTAAGCATGGTAATTTTATTTTTTTTTATTTTCATCTGCATAATATCAGGAATAGTCATCTTTTTTTTATCCATTTTCTCCTCCATTTAACCTTTTAACTAATTAACCAATTATTACTTTAGATAGGAATCGCAATAGATTTTTTTGTTCAAAAGTATCTCTGCAGTGCGTATTACATCCCTTAACTCACTATCCAAGGGATCAAGGATGGCAGCATCCAGCCCACAACTTAATGCCATTGCCAAATAAATACGATTTATTAAAGAACGGTATTTTGTCCCTTGAGAAACATTACTTAAACCCAAAATTGTTTTCGGGGAAGGCTGAGATAACAGTTTTATCTGGCGAATGGTCTCTAAAACCTCTGGACACTGCATCTGAGCAACATTCACAGGAAGAACCACCGCATCGATATACAAATCCTCTAAATCCAATCCTTCTTCTTGCCATTTATTGAGAATATTCAATGCCAGTTCTAAACGCATATTCGCATCAGAAGGTATCCCTTTTTTGGATATCGTAAGCCCAATTAAAGAAGCATTGTATTTCTTGGCAAGAGAAATTGAGATACTTAACTTTTCCTCATCTGCAGATGTGGAATTAATTATCGGCTTGGACTTGCAAAATTGCAGTCCTTTTTCCATTACAGCCGATTTCGTTGTATCTATTGCCAGAGAGACATCGGTTACCTCCGTAATAACCCTTACCAACCATTCCATGGCAGAAACAGCTTCATCAACGGCTGTCCCAACATTGACATCTAAAGCGTTTGCTCCTTTTTCTATCTGTTTCAAGGCTAATTCTTGAATAAATTTTTTATTTCTCTTTTCAATTGCCTGCGCAACATCTTTAAACATCCCATTAATGCGCTCTCCAATGATAAACACCTCATACCTCCGTGTAATTCTGTAAATCCGAAACACGAAATCCAAAATCCGAAACAAATCCCCAGTTTATTTCGAATTCTAAACTCAACCCTTTCAACCCCAAATAGATTCAAAATACAAAAATCAAAAATTCAAAAAAAAGATATTCCTGGTTTCGTTTATCATCGTATAGGACTTGTCATAAAACTGTTTCGCCTGTCTGCTATAGGCGGGAATTTCGATATCCGAATTTCAAATTTAATGAGCCATCAATCCCCTGATGGTCTCTTTTACCAAACTGATCGCCTTCGGATGATTCATTACTAAAATATCTGCTCCAGCATTTAGAAAAGCAATGGCTGTAGCTGCCTCCCAGAGAACCGCCCTTTCTTTCTGCTTTCCCCATAAAGGAACTTCTATCTCAGATATTCTTGCTTCTTTAGCCCGCCATGCTTCCTGCCCCACGAAATTAATCATTGGTTGAGAAAGCATTTTATCTCCATTTAAACAAGCAAGTCTTGTTCTTTCCATAACTGAATAGGTATATTCAAGACCATATCCTAAGCCTCCGGTTGAATGGTGTATAACAATCCTCCGGGAAGAAAAACCTATATCCGCAAGTAGGATATTTAATTGCTTTGCCAAATTAACATCGATAGGGGTCTCTGCGATTAAAGAATGCCCTCCGCTTATACAGGCAGCTCCGATTATTTTATAATTCTCCTGCACTGCAATACCCAAAAGACAATTTTCTCCTTTTACTATCTCTGAAACTCTCAAAAGAACATCGCCGTCTTTCTGAATAGCACCGCTTCCCGTGATAATTAAAGGAACTTCTATATTTTTAAATACTTTTTCCACAGTTCTTTCTGCTTCTTGAGGAGAAACATCCTTTCCGTCAGGATGAGTACTAAATAACCTCAAACAAAGCAAATCTACGCCAAATTCCTCTACTGCTTTTTTTGCCCAATCGACAGGGTTTTTAATGACACCCTTAAATTCTTCTTTAAGAGATTCAACCCAATTCTCGGGTTCGGTATCCCAAACTTCCATCGCTACTACTGGCGGGTTAATGATTTCTCCTTCGAAATGTAAGAAGGGTAAAGTATTTTCTCCTCCGACCTTTATAACATTCTTTCTTGTCCCTCTTTCTTGGGAAGTTGCTCCAATAACTATCTCATTTACTCTCCCCGACCATTTCTCTACTACCTTTTCCATAACCACTCCCTTATTCTATAAATTACCTAAATTTATTTTATCATATGGGCAATATTCTACGAAGAAAAATTTTAGAAGAACAAATCAAATAAACTTAAATAAGAGCTCACTTAAT contains these protein-coding regions:
- a CDS encoding GatB/YqeY domain-containing protein; this translates as MIEEKIYKDYLLALKERNKHHIEFLSFVRSELKNFAIQLRKDKLSDEETLSVLSKQKKRLEEAKESIANSGRQELIDKVDEELVILKTYLPLPLSDEELSAIVKRKILETQATSLKDMGKVMKEVLAEVGVRADSKKVSALVKESLSSH
- a CDS encoding DnaA/Hda family protein produces the protein MWTTLESRIDNLLKVIDTQGGDRAKLDFSLRTELLKLKTEIAGLELPSEVINFIAEKVDSNVRVLEETSTDLIAYAVTRRKPIDLSLAQRFFARRKKKNRNRQRV
- a CDS encoding ribulose-phosphate 3-epimerase produces the protein MKVVPAILTDDPKDLEIKIRQAESFSDIAQIDIMDGKFVPSRSVTADALASIKTGLFLEVHLMVDYPLKEIIPFKKAGVKRIIFHYEAKDDSQQVIRSIRKEKIEVGLAINPETDLVKIENLLDKIDILLIMAVNPGFYGSKFIPEVLKKSYLLHSRKRSYYIGLDGGIKVDNIRIVKSAGVDIAYVGSGIFGSGVPKDNFLLLLEEIKDV
- the panB gene encoding 3-methyl-2-oxobutanoate hydroxymethyltransferase is translated as MDKKKMTIPDIMQMKIKKNKITMLTAYDFPLASFIDRAGIDIILVGDSLGMVVLGYESTIPVTMEEMLHHAKAVRRAVKYALLVGDMPYMSFHKSKEEAIYNAGRFIKEAGCDAVKLEYYPGVIEITKAIVSAGIPVMGHIGLTPQTAVQLGGFKVQGKDAETARALKETAISFEKAGCFSIVLECIPDSVAKIITEELKIPTIGIGAGSYCDGQVLVTHDMLGLFERFLPKFAKQYINLGSKIIDAVKNFKEEVEKGIFPGKEHSFSMPLEEFKKIK
- a CDS encoding dihydropteroate synthase — encoded protein: MFIIGERINGMFKDVAQAIEKRNKKFIQELALKQIEKGANALDVNVGTAVDEAVSAMEWLVRVITEVTDVSLAIDTTKSAVMEKGLQFCKSKPIINSTSADEEKLSISISLAKKYNASLIGLTISKKGIPSDANMRLELALNILNKWQEEGLDLEDLYIDAVVLPVNVAQMQCPEVLETIRQIKLLSQPSPKTILGLSNVSQGTKYRSLINRIYLAMALSCGLDAAILDPLDSELRDVIRTAEILLNKKIYCDSYLK
- a CDS encoding acetyl-CoA decarbonylase/synthase complex subunit delta produces the protein MEKVVEKWSGRVNEIVIGATSQERGTRKNVIKVGGENTLPFLHFEGEIINPPVVAMEVWDTEPENWVESLKEEFKGVIKNPVDWAKKAVEEFGVDLLCLRLFSTHPDGKDVSPQEAERTVEKVFKNIEVPLIITGSGAIQKDGDVLLRVSEIVKGENCLLGIAVQENYKIIGAACISGGHSLIAETPIDVNLAKQLNILLADIGFSSRRIVIHHSTGGLGYGLEYTYSVMERTRLACLNGDKMLSQPMINFVGQEAWRAKEARISEIEVPLWGKQKERAVLWEAATAIAFLNAGADILVMNHPKAISLVKETIRGLMAH